aaaaatatttttttttaattcttttttatgtaactattatttttttattttttttacctttttattttaaaaacataatataacttgacaatattttatttcattttttaaaatatatcgaatttgaaataatgaaattctgttggttggtgaaccttaggttcaccctagggagtgaacccaagaataactcttttaTTATAACTGAAGTACATTTGACAATTTATTGGAAACATGGACAACATTATAAATcagaattgtttggaaatataGATAGCAGTATAAATGAgtattgtttgaaaacatggataGCCGTATAAAAAATAAGTATAGTGTCCTTTCAATAATTATTACATTgacaatacatcacatcattaattatccTTAACAATACATCAAATCATTGATTATATTACCATAAAAGCAATAgtgcagatttttatttattagtttatcaaCATTAATTATGTgcaaactataaaaataaaaaaatgtagtttattgttaatagtttggtttaatctgttttattaaaactttttgttACTAAAGCTTTATTAGTTAATAGTTCagtttaatatgttttactaaaaaaaattttatcttaGTTCCAATCGGTGaaaaattacgtagccaaaCACATAATTCAAAGGCATAGTTTATGTgaacataataataatttaaatgaaaataattaaaattattacatttattgttAATTAATGTTTCACGCCGTAtaactattttactaaataaaaaattctttataattCCCTTATTTTACCTAAACATATAAAAAGAgcttcttttttaatttatttacagtATGAGTTAGGTATTGACATTTGGGTACTCATTCAGGTACAAATTGTTTCTTTCGGgatcaatttttttggttttgaaattaattcccacttggatattataaatttatgtatggGGTTCTAGCTGGATCCTTTTGGGTCTGAATGATTTTTATTCTGATGtataggaaaataaaaatatctaaataaccaatATATCTAAAATGGGttcggatatttgtaccaaaaataatcttattacAAGATTCAGTCCGGATTTGTTatatacaattagttatacgGCGACACATCAATGTACATAACACTAATCATGAAAAAtgtatattaatgtataaaaatgtaaaaatcaaATATCCGATCAAGCTCTAGTCTAGTAATTATGTCTCAAGTCTTTTAGTATAACACTAGATTAAGACCCGcaccttgcgcgggataaaaattatatataaaaattattttatgtattatatgttcttacatattatgaaataataaatatatattgaataattaaaagtcagtaactattacatatataattaaattggtgcgaacgtataaatcaattttattaatccaaacaattttttaaaaaaatttgataggatatgtaattaaatttaaatgatattaacatatatagtatatttttaatattaatgtctatatttttttttaaatgatgctttctactcatatatttttttgatcatttgtatctttaatagcaaaaactttaaattactgataacaaaattttcattgtgggattaataattttagtaattgataattttaaaaacatttatcaatgttagttcaaaactttgatcaaaaaaaactattcaaagtaaattttgaaactaaaatatttattttttcaatatggtttatagtttaatttagaatgatatatatacatatatattttaaatcttaatgattaattaaattagacttttacttatatgattttgtaattatttgtattttgtcataacaaaaattttaaaccatggatcgcaaaatttgaatgtgagacttttaacagttttagtaatttatagtcattttttaaaattcaaaatataaaatatacagaaaaatctaaatttttataatatggttattgtgttttttaaaagttattttaatagttttaaattaaacaaatttgatagaagatacatttttttatcagatctttattattcaaaatcattaattgtcatatatactttatccacattaggcaattccgtaatctttatttaaggaaataataaatgacattaataatgaatttatggttagtttaataaaaagtttattatataattagatggaccaacatatttctctagtaattctaagaatcatcctagtgatgacatgtggctacaaaaagaagttgtaatgtttcacaaataatatataggggattcatCTTTACTTCACAAACTTATCCGAAGAGCCGTGCTTCTTACTAACCAAGTCACATACTCAACTGGGTTTTTACTTCCTTCACAAGTCTTTATATTCGACGAATCCTATAGTTTAACTTGCAGAGTTTACTCAACAAGTAGGATGAGATTAGAGTTGTGTACCACTACCGAATTATAACTCTTTTTCTCTACCGATTATATGGCTTTCATGATGCTTCACATAACTTTAAATAAATCTACAACGATCATGAGATAAAAAGTTGGGTAAATTTAGGATcgcatctatactattaaatcagAATTTTTTATAGGATTATATCCTTATTTTTagagttatttatattttcatgcaactgcttttcttgatttttttttaaatattttcacaaaCTATATATTCGGCCAATCAGAAACAAGATGGTTTTAAAACAAGAAATGTCGAGCATATAATAAATGCATGTAAggaaaatatctttaaatataaaacttttaaactCTAGAGGTCATGAGACTggaatatcttaaaatataaatgcatGCTGGAGGAGGTAATGAGACTggaatatcttaaaatataaatgcacggcaagaaaaaaatcttaaaatatctTAAAGTTGGTATTTTGGTAACTTAGAACACGATTACCGGGGGTTACTAACACAAattcttaaacttaaaaaagtAGAATATAATGAAAAGTGAAAAAAGAGAAAAGCTAAAGGTTCTTAAACAACAAACTTAaagagcatgattaacgctGAGATGGATCTGCACCATTTCGTagaaaagtttgttttttttgtctgataaaaaaaaaaactaaaagacgAACTAATCACGGGTAGCCACATGTCAGTGGAGCCCGCGAACAGTGCAAGAAACAAATGAAGATCGGTCTTTATATCACAACCTTAGAGACCcggtttttttaaattagtggGACTCACccaatattttattagtttttgctAAGGATCCTATTGCTAAGACCCCGTTAATGATGGTCTAAAAACTGCTTTCTGACCAACTAACATACATGTCACCAAATAATTAGTGCTATTTTTTACagaaaaataaacattaaataaattattataataataattttttttctttcaacaaCTTTTGTGGGCTCTTACAGGTGGAGGTGCCCTTAGTgcagttaattatttaaaaattctacgACTATCTTGCATCGAAATCAAATATACCTTAAATgctcaaaatccaaaaattaaataatactcCGTCCGTTTCATAAAAAATGTCACTTTAACATTTTtcacacagattaaaaaaatgattgaaattcattaaagttgttattaattacacATATTCAATCAATAAGATTTGagataaatgaaattatttataaaatcaatgaatTTGTAATTTAGTTTAAGCTGAAAGTtgcattgaaattctaaaatgaaactctttttgtaacaagaaaaaaaatgctaaagtgacacttaatatgaagattataacccatataactttatataatgtaaaagtaaatatctgaaattaaaataaaaattggatttatttggaaattttgatggagaaagatttttttagatatttcttGTGTTTTGAGCATTTTAGTATATCCTAAATATTTGCTTCGAGTCGGGTTTGAATCTGGttctttttatattaaaattgtatatcCAATCATGTATTAATCAATTTTGATTTGGGTTCGATACTATTTTTCGGATCAGGTTCGATTCTGGATCCGGGTATTTTGTCCAACTCTAtcatttatcaattttttttttatataaaaaaatttgatcaatACAAGACATGCAGGGCCGGCCTCGAGGGGAAGCCACCCAAGCCAAGGATTAGGGCATCCAAATTAGTGGggcatatttaaaaaaattattatttgtatatacataaaaagaaaatctgtagattattttgttaaaatattatctattgggcatatttagttataataagatttgtcaaactttttaaatatattagtaaatttatattttagataatagttaaaaccctaattctaaaaTAGAAACATAACAATTGAGACTGCTATGGTCGAAAAACTTGACTATAGGAGTTTAATGGATGATTTTGCAGGGAAAAATGCAAGAAGATCTATATTTCAGCAATAAGTGTTTTTATATCAATGTTTTTTATgaacatattatgaaatttgatttttttaatgaaaatttaagttattttttatacTGTTTTGTGATCTTGATAAAACATGTACGAAggcatagttttaaattttgattgggGCAATATAAAAGGTTGGTCCGGCGCTGCATGTTAGATGATGTATTACTCCGTTACggtttttaatctttaaaaaaaaaataaaaaaaatgcgaGACATGCCAAtgcttatttaaataaaattaaataaaacttaaaatgtatacttatatatagaaattttagtttataataaaatttctctTAAATTTTCACTGCATTACAATAAAATGTGGTCCTGTTTTGTAACTACGTACCGGGGGAAGGTCTACTATTTTGCACTGACTTTGACTAAACCTTCTCTTTAGGCTGGTGTCTTTGTTTGCGTAACCGGACGCCTTGAATCTTCATATCGGAGACGAGAACAATGGCGTCGCTTCTTACGACGGGGCTCATACAATCTCATCATCTCTCTTCGAGAACCCATCGAGTCAAGCTCTTATCTTGCTCCACAGATTTGCCCACTCCGCCAATCACTCGGAAGGTACCTACAATTTGTACCAGAGTGACCTTATTGTTTATTGCGATTCCTCTTGATTCTATCTTTGTGCagttgatcaaggaatcaaaaCTTTCTAGAGATTCCAGCCGAAAGATCAAAGTCGTAGACTATGCTCCACTCATCGAAAGCTTAAACCGAAGAAGATTGCCTGATGAAGCTCATGAGATTTTCATCCAAATGAAATCAGACAACTTGCTGCCTAACTACAGAACGCTCTCCGCTCTTATGCTCTGCTTTGCTCAAAACGGTTCTGTCCTTCGATCGCGTGCCATCTGGGAGGAGATTCTAAACAGCTCTTTCGTCCCTGATCTCCTTGTCATCTCAAAGCTCATGTTTGCTTACGAGAAGATTGGTTGTTTTAGTGAAATTTCCAAAATCACCAGGGACATAAGTGCAAGACATCCTAAGCTGCTTCCCGTCGTATCCTCACTTGCTATTTGCTGTTTTGGAAAGAACGGTCAGTTGGAATTGATGGAGGATGCTATAGATAAATTGGATTCAAATGAGATCTCCTTAGACTCCGCCACTGCTAACGCAGTTGTCAGATACTATAGCGTTTTTGGTACTCTAGAGAAGATGGAGCAGGCTTATAGCCGGCTTAAGAAGTCTGGTGTTGTGATAGAGGAAGGAGAGATAAGAGCTGTGTTGTTAGCATACTTAAAACAAAGGAAGTTTTATCGGCTTCGTGAGTTTTGTTCAGACGTTGGTCTTGGTAGGAGAGACCTGGGGAATATGTTATGGAACTCTGTGTTACTGTCGTATGCAGCTGACTTTAAGATGAAAAGCTTGCAGAGAGAGTTCATTGAGATGCGTGGCGCTGGTGTCTCTCCTGACCTTACCACATTTAACATCCGTGCTCTTGCGTTTTCTAGGTTGGCTCTTTTCTGGGATCTGCATCTTACGCTTGAACATATGAGAGTTTTTGACATTGTTCCGGATCTGGTGACTTTTGGATGTGTGGTCGATGCGTACATGGATAAGAGGCTAGCGAGGAATTTGGAATTTGTATACAACCGAATGAACCTGGACGACTATCCTGTTGTTTTAACTGATCCACTTGTCTTTGAAGTACTGGGGAAAGGAGATTTCCATCTTAGCTCAGAAGCTGTTTTGGAGTTTGGTCAACGGAGAAACTGGACGTATAGAAAACTAATTGGAGTTTATCTCAAAAAGAAGTTGCGAAGAGACCAGATTTTCTGGAATTACTAGCCACCTGACGTGCCACCTCTTTGCCGCAGCGTGATAAACTTATCAGATGCTTAAAACACTGAGGTTAGAGAGTGATTGTGCAACTAGATTTTGTTAAATGGTGTTGTATATGCAgtgtgttttatttatattttgtttggtGTGGACAGTTAGTTTAGCATGTCTGTGAAGCCACACTTATTGGTTACAAAGCTATCCTTGTTGCAATATATTATTGTGTTTCCGACACCCTGATAGGTAATTCGAAGAGGCCAAATGAACTGCTGATATGGACaagaaataaagagagagactggTGGACTTGGAAGGTTTTCGGTTGAAGAAGACTCACGACGAAGGCCTAGATATAAATAGAGTTCTTCATTTGTTCTTCATGCTTTGAATGTTGTTGTAGACAGACCCTATGAGTCTTCTCTCTCAGTCGCCATGAGAAAGATGATTCATGTTATGTTCGCCATGAGAGTGTAGCTTCGAAGCTGTATCGTTTTCTTATTGAATTGCTAGTTCCGTGAGTTAGAGATATCCAAACTCTATCACACTGATAAGCCATTGAGAGCTTATGTGAGACAGACGATGAAGAGAGCTGACGTGGAAGGGGCTTCTAAAGATCTCAACAAACAATGCTGACGTGGCGAGGAAGGAGGAAGAAGTTTGTTACGATCAATTTTACATAAATATCTACTTGTTTGTTGCTTTGATTCTTTATCAAGTAATTGTACTTTGATCATCGGGTTTGTAGAGAGATTTTTTCTATAAGAAGGCAGTAATTCGAGAGAGTGTTCTCATTTTGCTGAGGATCAGATACTTTGAGGAGAGATTCTTATTGTATTTGATATTGATACTCTTGTTAATTGAATACAACTCAGTATTTGCTTAACAAATTGGTGAGCCGATCTGAGTGGACTGTGCGACGGCGACGATGGCGGGTTTAGAAGCGGAGGTGGAGACGATCTATGGTTCGTTAGGGGAATTGAAGAAACAAGTCGATGTGATTCATGGTGGTTGGGCGCTATTGACTAAATCGAATGCCGATATAACACAAAAGCTGGATTCGATGGCGAACTCATTCGCGAAGCTCGAAAACCTGATTTGCGCAGAGAAGGCGAACAGAAAGACGATTGCGAATTCATATAATCCAGTTGATAAGGTACGTCTTTCGCTGATGACTAAGAACGTAGGATCGCCTCATCTAGGTTATCATAGAATCTCGGATTCGTTAGAAACTCGATCTGATCTGTTGCGTAAAGTTGAATTACCTCGATTCAACGGCGTTTATCCGAATATTTGGATCGATCGAGCAGAAAAATTTTTTCGACTGGGAAGATACAATTATCAAGATAAGTTTGATCTACTGGCAGTGGCGTTTGAAGGTGCAGTGTTAACCTGGTTTATGATTGAGCTGGATACAGATCCTTTTCCAGATTGGGACAGTTTCAAACAGAGATTAGTCATGTGGTTTACAAGCAGAATGGAAGATGATCCAGCTAAGAGATTATTTTCAATTCAATAGAAGGGATCTATTGTTGCATACATCAATGAGTTTGAAGAGTTGAGAGCTTTGGTCAACGGGATTGATGAAGCGAATTTGACTCATGTATTCTTCAATGGTTTGAAGCCTGAGATGAAAGAAGTTATCAAAATGAAAGAGCCTCAAGGATTACAAGATCATATTGCAGCAGTCATTAAGATGGAAGATAGTGCTTTCTGTCGTTCTGTAGAGGCAGTCTCTCATCAGCCGTATACAGGCCGGTCAATTCAGACGGGTGTTTCACGTTCCCCAGCTCCTGTAGGAGAGGGTATTATTAAGAATCAACAAGGAGAGAAGCAGGGGGCTAGACAAACACGAACATGAACTATTACAGGCCAAAGACGGTTAACACCAGTAGAGATAGCGGAAAAGAAACGATTGGGATTATGCTATAAATGTGATGTTCGTTGGTCCAAAACACATGAATGCAGTCAGATGAAACTTCAAGTGATAACAGTGATTGATGTAGTGGAAGTTGAGATGAATAATGAAGATTGGATTGACACTTTTGAAGATGAAAACGAAGTAGTTACAGAGCTGATGGAACTGTCTTTTTCATCTTATTTGGCTCTCTCATCACCAACTACAACAAAGATTTGGGGCAAGATTGAAAAGACTTGGGTGATGGTGTTATTGTACAGTGGTGCAACACACAACTTCTTGGATCCTTCTGTTGCCACCAAGCTTAATCTAGCACCACAACAAGGCGCTAATCTGGACATTATTTGGGGAATAGGGATTGCAGTTTGTAGTGCAGGAGTTTGTCACCAAGTTCCTTTTACACTTCAACAAGTTAATGATGTCGCTGACTTTATTCTGTTAGAACTGGGGAAGGTTGATATGGTTTTGGGCATACAATGGCTTCGTACTCTTGGAAAGTGTGCAATGGACTGGGAGACTCATGAAATGTCTTTCACGTTCAAAGGCCAGCGAGTGACACTAACTGGTGATGCCTCATTAATTCAGGGTGGTGTACAAGCTTAGATGACGGAGTATGTGGAACCTTTTGAGACCTTCTGCAGGGAGGTAAAGCTCATTACAGTCAATACTATCGAACTACAATATGAGATTCCGATTCCGGTAGAACACTTATTGGAGAGGTTCAGGAGACTCTTTGAAGAACCAACCCAGCTGCCGCCTTTGCGTGACAGAGAGCATGCTATCAACTTAATAGCAGGAGATGGACCCATTAGTGTTCGTCCTTACCGCTATCCTCATGCGTATAAGGAAGAAATGGAAAATATGGTCTCTCAGATGTTGAGTTCGGGCATTATACGTCCAAGCCACAATCCTTACTCTAGTCCGGTGTTGTTGGTTAAGAAGAAGGACGGGTCTTGGCGTTTTTGCATTGACTACA
The window above is part of the Brassica napus cultivar Da-Ae chromosome C3, Da-Ae, whole genome shotgun sequence genome. Proteins encoded here:
- the LOC106376275 gene encoding pentatricopeptide repeat-containing protein At3g42630, with protein sequence MASLLTTGLIQSHHLSSRTHRVKLLSCSTDLPTPPITRKLIKESKLSRDSSRKIKVVDYAPLIESLNRRRLPDEAHEIFIQMKSDNLLPNYRTLSALMLCFAQNGSVLRSRAIWEEILNSSFVPDLLVISKLMFAYEKIGCFSEISKITRDISARHPKLLPVVSSLAICCFGKNGQLELMEDAIDKLDSNEISLDSATANAVVRYYSVFGTLEKMEQAYSRLKKSGVVIEEGEIRAVLLAYLKQRKFYRLREFCSDVGLGRRDLGNMLWNSVLLSYAADFKMKSLQREFIEMRGAGVSPDLTTFNIRALAFSRLALFWDLHLTLEHMRVFDIVPDLVTFGCVVDAYMDKRLARNLEFVYNRMNLDDYPVVLTDPLVFEVLGKGDFHLSSEAVLEFGQRRNWTYRKLIGVYLKKKLRRDQIFWNY